The DNA sequence GGCCTTGGAGTCCTACTGCAGTAAAGCCACAAGCTCACTGCTTCCTCGCTCTGGATGCCAGAGATCCTGACGCTTGGCACCCAGCCCACTGGGCACAGGCTCAGAAAAGCAAGGGCTCAGCAACAAGGCCTGGCATGAGGGCATCGTCCAAACAGCCTGGGCCAGCCTTGCCCCCAAATCCTCTCCCAAGAACCCACATCACCCCGTGTGGATCTGGGAGCAAAACAGGCAATGGACAAAGTAATGTCTATTGCGCCAGGTAGATTATGGGCAAGAAACTGACAAAGGGTATAGGGGAAGATCCATGGGATCTCAGAACCAGAGTCCTTCTAAGCGTGTCACAGGTGCACATCGGAGGATTTCAAGGCAAAAGCACCACCCCCTTCACCTGCAATAAATGAGACACTCCATCTTCCAGCAGTGTAGCACCCATGACAACTGAGCAGTTCTCATTtgagccagcagagggcagtggcacACCAGCTGGCTGATTACTGTTTTGGAGGGCTAAACTGACAGGTTTAGAGGGTCTCACAGTCAGCAAGAACCTGGaataggactcctgggtcctatttctGTCATACGTCCTTCCCCAAAGGAATTCCAGCTCTCCTAGGAGAGGGACAAGGTGCTAGCCCCCAGAGTTTTATGCTGCCTAGACAAGAGCTACAGCATTAGACCAAACGGCAACAAAGGCAGGCAGGGGGACAAGCAGTTAAGGGGTTAAAGATTACATGGCTTGTGGAACATAATTCCCCACTCCCTCTACCCGCACCGAGGCTGCAGCTCCATGGTCAGTGAAGGGTTAAGAGCAGCCTAATCTCAGGCAATTTATTGTGCCAGCGAACAGCTCCTAGCGATTGTTTTTCCACCCAGCGTCAGCTGCTCTGTAATGCCCAGTTAAGGGGAAGAGCCAGGGGCTGATTCATGGCTGTTTTGGAAGTCGtagacattttgaaatgtcacTGCGCCTGCCGCTCTCGCAAACAGATTGTTTTGGCTCCTGGGCTCCGTTAGAGCTAGGGCCTGCCAGTGAACAGAGCTCAGTCCCACAGATGGCATTCCACAGGGGGCCTCTTTTCCTACCCCCCAAGGTATCACTGGCAACAGGAAGAGACTCGAGCAAGATGAGAGATGAGCACATGATCAGAATCCAGGAGGACACGtgttctccccatccccacccctctcgTTAAATGTGCCCCAGGCAGAAACTTCCCCAGTGGGAATGCTGCAGGGAAAGCGATTGTCCCAGCACCTGGGGAAGACCAGCAAACTGCACAGCTAGAGAGCAGGGGAGAGCCAGCGATCCCAAGCCACTCCAGAATGGccatggcctggtctacacacacctTTCATACCAGTACAACGATGCCAGTTAAATGTGTGGGATTTTTACAAATACAGTGATACCGGGACAGCCCCTAGCGGGGACGTCTGGTCTAGAGGTGCCTTACACTGGAatagtttattccccttcccttctGGGCTGGGCATAACCTACGGTGggataagcacctttatactgatcTAATTGCATCCGCACTACAGCTTGAGTGCAGACAAGCCTGTAGCAGCCTCCCAGGAGCAGGAGCTCCAAGAACACTGCAGTGGGGCTGGAAACTCGCTCATCTGCTCCGAGGATGTTCCAGAGCTCCCCCACTGCCAGACTAGTGTCAGCACTGGCACCAACGGTGAGAGCACGAGCACAGACCGGCTGCCAACGTTTCTACCAGCTTGCCCCGACAACGCTGCGGAAGAGCAGAGTGACCACTCTGAGGGACATTGCAGGTGCTAGACCAGCAGTAGAATGGTCCAACATGCCCAGTGCAGAGACACCTAGGAGCATTGTAAGGACCCAGCTCTGGCAAGGGAGAGCTTGTCCCATGCATATAGCCCCTCACAGCCGTACACCCCAGGCATGTCCCAGGCACCAGCTGTGAGACCAGGGACAGGGTCTATAGCTCAGATCTACCTGGGCCAGGCTTGGCTACAACAGATTCTGCCCAGTGTGGGTAGAAAGCCACAAAcgttgcactggccctggatcAGCCACCTCCAACCCCAGCCCGCAGTGCAGAGCCTTGGAGATGGACTTGCCCCAGAggcctgctcccagctgcagagcctggccctCTGGGAGAGGCGTGCCAATGCACGGGCACAATGGCAGTAAGGCAGCGGAGCAGTCTGGTCAGGAACATTCCTGCTGGCTGCACGGAGAAGCAGAAATCGAACGCTACGTGCAATTGAGGCCCCGGAACCGTTTCCCAGGTCAGTGCTGGCCCCGCATGGCATCCAAAcaagtagatctcaaagcacctcacTAGCTTATTATCCCTGAGTGTCTGGCCCAAGTTCACAGAGGGGGgtattgaacctgggtctcccacatcccaggctagtgctctaagCACTGAACTATCCCCAGCTACTCACCCGCTCTACCAGAGGCATAAGTCTGAGTAAGGTGCACAGACAAGCAGCATCTGATGGATTTGCTCAGgaagatttttccttttaaaatccagCTTCACTGTTCTCCTGGGCAGACCCACCTGATCCTTTCCTTTGGCTGGAACCAGCCAGCATGGGAATCAGCACCACTAGGTGACAAAGGGTTACACCTGACTAATTAGGCCTCTGCCGGTCAGTAGAGCAGCTGACTGCAGAATTAGACCCCGGGAGCACCTGATCAAAGCCCTCCAGACATTAATGAAGCCACACAAGTCCCTCTCTTCCCAGAACcagtattacccccattttacccTGGTCACAGCACACtggtgtcagagccaggagtcaAACCAGCACACAGAACCGAGTGCGGATTCTAGCCGCTAGAGAGCTCTCCTTGCTGGGAATATGCAGTGGCCACAAGGTTTCCTGTATGATCTGTATCCCATCAAGACACTGCTTGATCCCATTGGGAAAGTCAGTCCTTCCACGTCCCCACCAGCCCAAAGGCACTCAGCACTGATCTAGTCGGTAGCAAGGAGGTGCTGCCTTCTGTTGCTAGATACCAACCAATGGAAAGAAGAATAGTGGAGCAGCTAGAGACAAGGTCCAGGGTTACCTGACAGCTCTACCATCTCCCAGCAGACTCCTAGCTGAGCCTGCAGATCAGAGGCCCAATCCCTCCAGGTGCAGAAGGCTCTAAATTCCCACTTGACTGCAGTGGGGACTAAGGGTGCCGAGaccagggctgggaatcaggccatgtctacaggaGGAATGTACGTCCCACACTCACCGACTCTCCGGCCAGCTCCTTGGGAGGGTGCCCCAGGTCCTGGAGCTGGAAAAAAGACAAGAGCATTAAGGAAGAGTAGCTCCAAACAGCATGAGTCCAGCTGGACAGCACAGCGTGAGGGGGTGGCTCAGGAAAAGCAAAGCCTTGTCTCTCAGTGGCTGGATCCTGGCCCAGCAGAGGTCAGGAATGAGCTGGGTTGTCACCAACAGTGCTTCTGTGGCCTGAGTGACGCGAGTCTGGGCTCTCAGCCTGGTTCCTAGCGGACTGATGCTCTCAAAAGCCACCATCCCAGTTGACAGGCCAGGGACCCCTCAGCAGAGCCCACGGCTGGAAAGGGAGTGCAGGCCCCCAGAGGTAGGCTCTACAAGAGGACAGCTGCTCACCTGCTGCATGAGATCCAACACCATTTCAAAGCGAGCTTTCTGCTCGGCGTCACTGTCCGTAGCCTGCTCAGCCTCGAACTGCTGGCAGATTTTACCCATGATGCTGTGCTGCTCCTGGTACTTTTCAAACTGCTCTTCAGGCAGGGTGTCGCGGTGGCTGCGCAGCCACTCAGGATACTAGGAGCAAAGGACATGGAGATATGGTGACCCTCGAGGCGGAGACGGGATCGtgccactctgccagctcccagccgcttaCTTTTTCCGTGATCTCTTTGAGGGAGGGGTAGAGCACATCCTTGGACAGGAGATTCTGCATGATGCTTTGCATGATGGGTAAGATATTCCCCTCACCGTCGCCCTCTTCCAGGCCCAGGCCATCCATGGCTTTTGCCAGCTCTTCCTCCGACATGttggagttctggggagggaaaCCAAACCCCACAAATGAGGAGATTTGCATCCACCACATTACAGGGGTCAGAAAGAGTGCAGGCAACCGGCCCAAGGACTAGAGCGCAGAGAACGTccctgggagagggaggagcgccCCCTCCTGTGCCACCATCAATACAAGTGAACGCTCTCCTGTGGTGCAGAAGCCAGACAGTTGTGCCCCAAACACCTCTGCAACATGATGCTTCCTCCTCTGGCAACTTTCAAGCTATTTCCCTTCAGGATCTCGGCCCCAGAGGAGTCAGGGTCTGGACCGGAAGTCACCTCATCTGAGCTGGGTCAGAACATGACCAAGCTCTGGAAATCTGAGCGGATGCTTTACCTGTAAGTCGTTGGCATTCTTAGCCAAGCCGCTGAGCGTCTCTTTCAGACAGGAGGTGAACTCTTGTTGGGATGTCGTGTCACTTCCTGTGGAGATCGGGGGAGAGATGCTAGATCAGACAAATACCCATGTTATTAAACAGGTTAAATTACGGTTCCAAGTTATTAGTGCTTCTATGTCTGCAACAGAGAGAATTTCCAATAGCAGAGACGGGACTGCGGACCCAGACTACCTTCGTAGTAACAATACTTCGCTTTCTCTGCTGCTCTTTTAATCCACAGACCTCAGAGAGCTTCTCATAAGGTGCCTCAGGATTATCACACCCAATtctgcagacagagagagaggataCGACTTACCCAGGTCACAGAGCAAGGCAGAAATGGGAGAACTAGGCCCTCCAGATTCTCAGGTGCACTTGGTGCAGTGACCAAGAGACCATGGTGCCTTGCGGACCAGATGTGTGCTGCTCTTTGGAAATGAGGGCAAATCTCTATACCCTCAGATCTGCAAGGCGGACTCTGGTCTCCCTGCACATCTGGAGCGAGTCGGAGTCTCAAGACCCTGACAGTCACTGAGAAGAGGCTGCTTGGGGCTGTGGACAACATGCTCAGCTCTGGGCAAACTCTCTTCTGCCCTTCGATTAGGAACGTGAAGAGGGCATGGGTCAGGGACAAGATTTACAGACAGAGGAAACCCAAACTCTCCTGCAGCccgtgctcctctgcacctgagCCCATGGCCAGGACATGATAGGAAGCTTTGTTTAAAGAAGACAGATTTGCTTTGCATGGGATTTTTTGCTCTCTTTAAATGCttgtaagggctggtctacactagaaaagttacaccagtataacaaTGTTGGTTGGGGGTGATTTTGTACCCATCAAGTTACACCAACACAACCCCTGCATGGACTCAGTTATACTTACACAAGGGTATCTTATACAAGGACAGCTGATTTTGCATCCTGaactggaataagctatacttATATAAGCATTTAAACCAGTATAACTGCAACGACCctagagggttttttgttttgtttttttgccgctttagctcagtggtttgagcattggcctgccaaaaaacccagggttgtgagttcaatccttgagggggccatttagggatcgggggcaaaaatctgtctggggattggtcctgctttgagcagggggttggactagatgacctcctgaggtcccttccaaccctgacattctatgatctGTATGAGTATGAGGTAAAGtgtacactacaaacttttgctggCATCACTGCGACCCACATAACAGTGCTGGCAAAAGCATCTAGGTAGATACAGTCACGCTGGTAAAAGCATGTTGATGGTGGAATAACCTATACCATGAAAAGCAGAGGTTTGCCAAGACAAGCGGCATCTACACTAGGAGCGCTTTGCCAGTGCAGCTatgctagtgtagacctagccaaatTAAAGTGGTAAAAGTTTTCTACTGCAGCTATGCCCTAAGCTTTTAGCAGCCGTGTAAGGCTTCGAAGTGAACAAACTGCATCTCAGTATGGTGTGTCCTGACTGTATGTTTTCTACCACCATTATTCCTGGTCCTCTCTGCCATGACAGCCAGCCAGCATCACTAAGTGAAGTGGTAgtcgtttgatttttttttttttttttttttaatgctccaTTTTAATACCTTGCTCTCCTGGTGCTATTTGTGATCAGAAGGAGTTGGGTTTAGAGGCACACCTTAGGGACGGATTCAAACAGATTCTTTGTTGCAGGGGCAGGTAATCTGAGTTTGCACAATAAAAGAAGGTATCTGTAAGTCGTTCTTTAAAGAGGGAATCTCATTCACAGAAATCATGGGGATGGGTTACACAGGCCAGTCAATGAAACTGACAGCTGGCAAATCCAAAACTGATTAAAGGAAACTTTTTTTCACATGAGCCATGGATACTtggtagcagtgagttccactggctATCACAGAGGCCAAGAGTTTAGGGAGAATCAGAGAGGATACGACTTTCTGTGGAAAATGAGTATAGCCAGTGTTAGACtagtaaatattaaaaaagaaCATTTTGCAAGGGCTATTCACCTTCTGCACAAGCCAGCCACTGACTATTGGGATAAGGAGCTAGCTGTGCATGGGACAGGCTGTCCCACAATTGCtagatttcttgcaccttcctctgaagcagctgatacCAACCACTGTTGGAAACATACACTGCACCTGATGGCCCCCAGGTCGGGCCACTCCCATGTTCCTAACCCAAGGCCCCAAACTGTCCCTTGGTTTCATATATTTCACTCTGCAAAAAAACTGGTGCAAGTTTGCCCCCTCAATGGCAGCCTGAGGGGGTCAAGGGTTGATGGGGTTATGGAGCCAGAACtcttctcttcccattctggtcaGGGTGGATGTACCTTAGTGGGGTAGCACATGAGATGCTTGAGTagccactgcctgtgctggaCAATCAATACTACAGTAAGCTTTACAATGGTCTCCTGAAGTCCGTCATCCGATGGTGTCTCAGCCCACCAAACGGGAGTTAAGTCCCTCAGCGCCACGGAGAGGTAGCAAGGTATCACATGGAGAAGCAACTGTCCTGTGGCCACCCAACGAGCCAGTGacagaaaccaggagtcctgactcccaggcctctGTGTTAACCCACTGGGCAGCTAACTCCCCTAAGGTTAAATCCAGGTAGCTCCCCCTCCAGCAGAATCAATGCCACACAAAGGGTAACAGTGCCACATCCGCTCCTCACCAACTCTGCCGGCTGCCTCTGACAGCTTCTGGAACTGCTCCACCAGGTGGGGTTCTTCTTCAGCCAGCTCCTTCATGGCCTTCTCAAACTCCGCCGTGGCCTGCGACGCCAGCTCGCTGTCAAACAGGTCCTGGAAGAACTTCTCCTGGGAGGCAAAGAGGGAGTGCTGGAAGGAAGCAAGCAAACCATGGTATCACAGAGCTCTGTGCCCCACTCGGAACAAAATCTTCCCACAGGGACCATGAGATGCACATGGGTGTTCCCTGGGCAACTGGACAGGACCAAAGCCCAGGAAGGACCACAAGCCAATTCCAGTGCTGATCCAAGCTTGCCAAGTCTGTGAAACGGAGCTGAGTCTCCTGAGAACAGGTTCCTGCACAATTGTCATTCTGCTCCCAGAAATGGGGAACACAGACACAGCAAGAACAAAGACTTGTAAAAACAGAATAAATTAAAGCATTCAAAGCGTTCAGGCTGGGTTCAAATTTGAGGTAGAGATTTGGACCTTTCTACAGGCAGAGACGTTGTAACCCACATGcatcctgggtgtggtgttctgtcccatctagtggcaccgagaccactcaGAGAGAGATTATGAGtcttctctacagccttagctaacagccatatgacttttagctcatgcagtagaggctcaagcatttagctccagagatcccaggttcaattctgCCCGCCGACGACCGGGACAAACCCAGAAATCGaagccaggagttctgactcccaaATCCAGCTCTAGTCATTAAAACCCCTCCAAAAACGTGGCCCCCACTACAGCTGCATCTGGGCAAGTCACAACAATCAGAAACAGTGACCTTTGCAACGAACGGTCCCAGACTAGCCCAATCCCCACCACCTCCACCCACTAGGAGTGCCCTTCCAGCTACTGAGCTGGACTGAACAGATGCAGCTTCTACTGTGTCCTGACCAAGCCACAGGAAGCGTGAATTCCAGAGACAAAGGGCTGGACCCCGAACAACCCTGCCACATGGCTCCCAAGGCCTGATTCTGTGGACAGGCAGCAAGAATATTCTGGCCAATCACAACCGCAGCGGCAGGGATCAAGGACAGGCAGTTCCTGAGACAGCAGAGTGCCTGGCCACATGACCAAGCCACTCTACTCATCCCCAAGAGAGACCAGCAGTCAAAGTTACAGCCCTGATTAGCCAGCATATTTGGGAGGAAGGCTTGGCGGGAGAATGGGACGCCAAGAATCCCCAGACAAGAGCCCTGCCCACAAGAGCAAGGAACTCTACCAGATCTGTAAAGCAAGGGGAACTTCTCCCCATACCCTCTCCACCCTGCACTCAAATGGACTTTCCGAGCTCATACTTGGGCTGCATCGCC is a window from the Malaclemys terrapin pileata isolate rMalTer1 chromosome 21, rMalTer1.hap1, whole genome shotgun sequence genome containing:
- the PEX19 gene encoding peroxisomal biogenesis factor 19 isoform X2 is translated as MAAAGAGQAGPDRELDELLDSALGDFEKTKPVPPPPPAAGVGDACSSETSPGDAAQEKFFQDLFDSELASQATAEFEKAMKELAEEEPHLVEQFQKLSEAAGRVGSDTTSQQEFTSCLKETLSGLAKNANDLQNSNMSEEELAKAMDGLGLEEGDGEGNILPIMQSIMQNLLSKDVLYPSLKEITEKYPEWLRSHRDTLPEEQFEKYQEQHSIMGKICQQFEAEQATDSDAEQKARFEMVLDLMQQLQDLGHPPKELAGESPPGLNFDLDGLNLSDTASAGGDQCRIM
- the PEX19 gene encoding peroxisomal biogenesis factor 19 isoform X1: MAAAGAGQAGPDRELDELLDSALGDFEKTKPVPPPPPAAGVGDACSSETSPGDAAQHSLFASQEKFFQDLFDSELASQATAEFEKAMKELAEEEPHLVEQFQKLSEAAGRVGSDTTSQQEFTSCLKETLSGLAKNANDLQNSNMSEEELAKAMDGLGLEEGDGEGNILPIMQSIMQNLLSKDVLYPSLKEITEKYPEWLRSHRDTLPEEQFEKYQEQHSIMGKICQQFEAEQATDSDAEQKARFEMVLDLMQQLQDLGHPPKELAGESPPGLNFDLDGLNLSDTASAGGDQCRIM